Proteins found in one Mycoplasmopsis bovigenitalium genomic segment:
- a CDS encoding deoxyribonuclease IV — MIKIGSHVSFNAPDYLTNSCQTSIENGANTMMIYVGAPQTTRRVSVEKYKLEEYKKNFSELIKPEDIIVHAPYIINLASIEKGDFAVEFLIEEIKRVDYIGAKYLVLHPGAHTKFTIDQTLDKLCENLNKVFEKTSNVVICLETMAGKGTEICKNFEQIKYVIDKVANERLQICLDTCHLWDAGYNLKNYEEFKKQLIDFDLLKNVRVIHLNDSLNDLSSHKDRHANIGKGFIGLETLKKFVFDKDFDNIPIILETPWTDQGPIYKQEIEMLLN, encoded by the coding sequence ATGATTAAAATTGGATCTCACGTTAGCTTTAATGCGCCAGATTATTTAACTAATTCTTGCCAAACTTCAATTGAAAATGGCGCAAACACAATGATGATTTATGTAGGTGCTCCTCAAACAACTCGTAGAGTCAGTGTCGAAAAATACAAGCTTGAAGAATACAAAAAAAACTTTTCTGAGCTAATAAAACCAGAAGACATTATTGTTCATGCGCCATACATTATCAATTTAGCTTCGATTGAAAAAGGTGATTTTGCTGTTGAATTTTTGATTGAAGAAATCAAAAGAGTTGATTATATTGGAGCTAAATATTTAGTTTTACATCCAGGAGCACACACAAAATTTACCATTGATCAAACACTTGACAAACTTTGCGAAAATTTAAATAAAGTTTTTGAAAAAACATCAAATGTAGTTATTTGTTTGGAAACAATGGCGGGTAAGGGCACTGAAATATGTAAGAATTTTGAACAAATTAAATACGTTATTGATAAAGTGGCTAATGAAAGACTTCAAATTTGTCTTGATACTTGTCACCTATGAGATGCTGGCTATAATTTAAAAAATTATGAAGAGTTTAAAAAACAACTTATTGATTTTGATTTATTAAAAAATGTGCGAGTAATCCACCTAAATGATTCATTAAATGACTTATCATCGCATAAAGACCGTCATGCCAATATTGGTAAAGGATTTATTGGTCTAGAAACGCTTAAAAAATTTGTATTTGATAAAGACTTTGATAACATTCCAATTATTTTAGAAACTCCTTGAACAGACCAAGGGCCAATTTACAAACAAGAAATTGAAATGTTGTTAAATTAA
- a CDS encoding GIY-YIG nuclease family protein, which yields MNPELKQKMSNLPKSPGIYLWKDSLNRVIYVGKAINLHRRMHDYFEGAINSYKTHALVQKICDFEIFLVRNNKEALLLEKQFIEKFNPEYNILLLDDKRYPYIKIQKSTKSIDISIERKIYKRGNDVIYFGPFSSGGATEILKLLQREAHYENGLKIINSDPKFWESKFEKIKSLIKFNKDYLSQLKTKMLNAAENMQFEIALDIKKSLIFLEKLVQDQVIELNKYQNVDVFAAKSNLNNIFITVLYYRHGNLIGKDDMTIPIQIDFNETINNFFRVFYKNKIKPDQIIISEQIGQALLLDVIDYNFVIPQKGSYSKILSIAQINLNNYFQQNQHKSESIEQKNYEILKQLSKYTNGMICSNIIAFDNSTLSNENPVGVAVAYTNAMKNKYYYRKFNHSEINSREADVEYMKLTTEKYFKNIDENLLPDLIIADGGKAQINEIHKVLKKLNFNINIIGLVKNDKHKTSKIIDVNGNVQNIEPPSLKNFLTQVQIEVDRFAKEHFWKRKKIFSLESKLQRIKGIGEKYEQKLIEHFRTYSNIYNASIEELERVLPKNLALKIYNKDFLLED from the coding sequence ATGAATCCCGAATTAAAACAAAAAATGTCAAATTTGCCAAAATCACCCGGCATTTATCTTTGAAAAGATTCATTAAATCGAGTCATATATGTAGGTAAAGCTATAAATTTACACAGAAGAATGCATGATTATTTTGAAGGGGCAATAAACTCATATAAAACACACGCACTCGTTCAAAAAATTTGTGATTTTGAAATCTTTTTAGTTCGAAACAATAAAGAGGCGTTACTACTAGAAAAGCAATTTATTGAGAAATTTAATCCTGAATACAACATACTACTTTTAGACGACAAAAGATACCCTTATATTAAGATTCAAAAATCGACCAAATCAATTGATATTTCAATTGAAAGGAAAATATATAAGCGCGGAAACGATGTAATATATTTTGGCCCTTTTTCATCCGGGGGCGCAACTGAAATACTCAAATTATTACAAAGAGAAGCTCATTATGAAAATGGGTTAAAAATTATTAATTCAGATCCAAAGTTTTGAGAAAGCAAATTTGAAAAAATAAAATCATTAATCAAATTCAATAAAGATTACTTATCGCAATTAAAAACAAAAATGCTAAATGCGGCTGAAAATATGCAATTTGAAATTGCTCTTGACATTAAAAAAAGTTTAATCTTTTTAGAAAAATTAGTCCAAGACCAAGTAATTGAACTAAATAAATATCAAAATGTTGATGTTTTTGCTGCAAAATCAAATTTAAACAACATTTTCATAACAGTTTTGTACTATAGACACGGAAATCTTATTGGTAAAGACGATATGACTATTCCTATTCAAATTGATTTTAATGAAACAATCAATAACTTTTTTAGAGTTTTCTATAAAAATAAAATAAAGCCTGACCAAATCATAATAAGTGAACAAATTGGGCAAGCTTTATTGTTAGATGTCATTGATTATAACTTTGTAATTCCGCAAAAAGGTTCTTACTCAAAAATTTTATCAATTGCCCAAATAAACTTGAATAACTATTTTCAACAAAATCAACACAAATCCGAGTCAATTGAGCAAAAAAATTATGAAATTCTAAAGCAGTTATCAAAATACACAAATGGAATGATTTGCTCAAATATAATTGCATTTGATAACTCAACTTTATCAAATGAGAACCCTGTCGGTGTTGCTGTTGCATACACAAATGCAATGAAAAACAAATATTATTATAGAAAATTCAATCACTCTGAAATAAATTCTCGTGAAGCCGATGTTGAATATATGAAACTTACAACAGAAAAATACTTCAAAAATATTGATGAAAATTTACTCCCGGATTTAATTATTGCAGATGGTGGAAAAGCACAAATCAATGAAATTCACAAAGTTTTGAAAAAACTCAATTTCAATATAAATATTATTGGTTTGGTAAAAAATGATAAACACAAAACAAGTAAAATAATTGATGTTAATGGAAATGTACAAAATATAGAACCACCCAGTCTTAAAAACTTTTTAACACAAGTACAAATCGAAGTTGATAGGTTTGCAAAAGAACATTTTTGAAAGAGAAAAAAAATATTTTCGCTAGAAAGCAAACTTCAAAGAATAAAAGGTATAGGTGAAAAATATGAACAAAAACTCATTGAACATTTCAGGACATATTCCAATATCTATAACGCATCAATTGAAGAACTCGAAAGAGTATTACCAAAAAATTTAGCATTGAAAATATATAACAAAGATTTTTTATTGGAGGACTAA
- the aspS gene encoding aspartate--tRNA ligase, translating into MKSKYINNSELGINNIGQKVTIHGFVANKRRFGELTFIDLRDRSGIVQCVFNKDVHINKESVIEVSGQVVARKSVNKDLKSGAIEIIVENYLIFSESLEELPFAIRDDINVNEDLRLKYRFLDLRRNKMQNNIILKSNLMFAVREFMHKNGFIDIETPMLARSTPEGARDFLVPTRNANEFWALPQSPQLFKQLLMVSGFEKYYQFARCFRDEDGRKDRQPEFTQLDIEAAFLNVEDFQKYIEELFKHIFAQLGLNLVTPLARIKYFDALRDYGTDKPDLRFGYKIEDINDFCLDTDFDIIKNSPAKRLLQVDTIITKKDFKQLAEIALKNKANILFYFVVENGEITHSNFANKVSQSVYNLIEKRKNKHGSYFIVANTYENCSKALGAVRVELNEMFQYAKADTYHLSWVTDWPMFEYDEENNSWQAAHHPFTQFDHELDELDSLPLDKVMARSYDLVLNGFELGSGSARIYDSKTQQKMFEMIGMDKEKQQSKFGWFINSFKYGVPPHCGIGLGLDRLVMILTNEKSIRDVIAFPKNAKAQDVFTQAPSSVDKKQLDELFIEVKED; encoded by the coding sequence ATGAAATCAAAATATATCAATAATTCAGAATTAGGTATTAATAATATTGGCCAAAAAGTAACAATTCACGGCTTTGTTGCAAATAAACGTCGTTTTGGTGAATTAACATTCATCGATTTAAGAGATAGAAGCGGAATTGTTCAATGTGTTTTCAATAAAGATGTTCATATTAATAAAGAAAGTGTTATTGAAGTTAGTGGTCAAGTTGTAGCTCGAAAAAGTGTAAATAAAGACTTAAAAAGTGGCGCTATTGAAATTATTGTTGAAAATTATCTTATTTTTTCAGAGTCGCTTGAAGAATTACCTTTTGCAATTCGCGATGATATAAATGTTAACGAAGATTTAAGACTAAAATATCGTTTTTTAGACTTGCGCAGAAATAAGATGCAAAATAACATAATTTTAAAAAGTAATTTAATGTTTGCTGTGCGTGAATTTATGCATAAAAATGGCTTTATTGATATTGAAACACCAATGTTGGCACGTTCAACACCTGAGGGCGCTAGAGACTTTTTAGTTCCAACAAGAAATGCAAATGAATTTTGAGCATTACCACAAAGCCCGCAACTTTTTAAACAATTATTAATGGTATCTGGCTTTGAAAAATATTATCAATTTGCAAGATGTTTTAGGGATGAAGATGGCAGAAAAGACCGTCAACCCGAATTTACTCAACTTGATATTGAGGCTGCATTTTTAAATGTTGAGGATTTTCAAAAATATATTGAAGAATTGTTTAAGCATATTTTTGCTCAACTAGGTCTTAATTTAGTTACACCATTGGCAAGAATCAAGTATTTTGATGCTTTAAGAGACTATGGAACAGACAAACCTGACTTAAGATTTGGATATAAAATTGAAGATATAAATGATTTTTGCTTAGATACTGATTTCGATATTATCAAAAATTCTCCTGCAAAAAGACTATTGCAAGTAGATACAATAATTACTAAAAAAGATTTTAAACAACTTGCGGAAATTGCTCTGAAAAATAAAGCTAATATTTTGTTTTATTTTGTTGTTGAAAATGGTGAAATTACACATAGTAATTTTGCCAACAAAGTTTCCCAATCTGTATATAATCTAATTGAAAAAAGAAAAAATAAACACGGTTCTTATTTCATTGTTGCTAACACATATGAAAACTGTTCAAAAGCGCTTGGAGCTGTTCGTGTTGAATTAAACGAAATGTTCCAATATGCCAAGGCAGATACATATCATTTATCTTGAGTTACTGACTGACCAATGTTTGAATATGATGAGGAAAATAACTCTTGACAAGCAGCACACCATCCATTTACTCAATTTGACCATGAATTAGATGAATTGGATTCATTGCCACTTGATAAAGTCATGGCTCGAAGTTATGATTTAGTTTTAAATGGATTTGAATTAGGTTCGGGTTCTGCAAGAATTTACGACTCTAAAACACAACAAAAAATGTTTGAAATGATTGGTATGGATAAAGAAAAACAACAATCAAAATTTGGTTGATTCATAAACTCATTTAAATATGGTGTTCCTCCTCACTGTGGAATTGGTTTGGGTCTTGACAGACTTGTGATGATTTTGACCAATGAAAAAAGTATTCGCGACGTAATTGCATTTCCAAAAAATGCAAAAGCGCAAGATGTATTTACTCAAGCGCCAAGTTCGGTTGATAAAAAACAACTCGATGAATTATTTATTGAAGTCAAAGAAGATTAG
- the pip gene encoding prolyl aminopeptidase — MKSYLKYLYPEIEPYLKKFYNPNDSEHKIYYEISGNPNGIPVVYVHGGPGGGTSPVCRRFFDPKKYKIILIDQRGCGKSTPSMLTNNNTTDFLIEDLENIRKILKIDKWILFGGSWGTTLSLCYAIKYPQNVSKLVLRGIYLNRQSDVDWLFQEGASYLKPIEFEKYTSILSPEQKKNILNSYYEMMNSNDENIRNKAFIHWTNWETALISVNKVNFDAHKYPKETAEIAFLENYYFYNKAWMPENYILNNIDKIKHIETYIVHGEYDIDCRPSGAYDLHKAMQNSKLFMLSKTAHTQREWKIAKTLVKIMDNLTFN; from the coding sequence ATGAAAAGTTATCTTAAATATTTGTATCCAGAAATAGAACCTTATTTAAAAAAATTTTATAATCCTAATGATAGCGAACACAAAATTTACTATGAAATAAGCGGGAATCCTAATGGTATACCAGTCGTTTATGTTCATGGCGGGCCAGGCGGTGGAACTAGTCCTGTTTGTCGCAGATTTTTTGACCCCAAAAAATACAAAATTATCTTGATTGACCAAAGAGGTTGTGGCAAATCAACTCCATCGATGCTTACAAATAACAATACAACGGATTTTTTGATTGAAGATTTGGAGAATATTCGCAAAATTTTAAAAATTGACAAGTGAATTCTTTTTGGCGGTTCATGAGGCACTACTTTATCACTTTGTTATGCAATAAAATATCCGCAAAATGTATCAAAATTAGTTTTAAGAGGCATATATCTTAATCGTCAAAGTGATGTAGATTGATTATTTCAAGAAGGAGCAAGTTATCTTAAACCAATCGAATTTGAAAAATATACTTCAATTTTGAGTCCAGAGCAAAAGAAAAATATCCTAAACTCATATTATGAAATGATGAATAGTAATGATGAAAATATTCGCAATAAAGCTTTTATACATTGAACAAATTGAGAAACAGCTCTAATTAGTGTTAATAAAGTTAATTTTGACGCACATAAATATCCAAAAGAAACTGCTGAAATAGCTTTTTTAGAAAACTACTATTTTTACAATAAAGCATGAATGCCTGAAAATTATATTTTGAATAATATTGACAAAATTAAACATATTGAAACTTATATTGTGCACGGAGAATATGACATTGATTGTCGCCCATCTGGAGCATATGATTTGCATAAGGCAATGCAAAATTCAAAATTATTTATGTTAAGTAAAACCGCGCATACACAGAGAGAATGAAAAATCGCAAAAACTCTTGTTAAAATTATGGATAATTTAACTTTTAATTAA
- a CDS encoding thioredoxin domain-containing protein: MKKYTWDEVQSTIENRVNSSVIFFVCFTKSNDIDSLTMLNTYEEVEEQFKHNSNVKFMNVDIEKTNIYKDINDSYKIWQSPKFIVIYNNKVKRSGSGIYPKEIIIDFIEENLE, from the coding sequence GTGAAAAAATATACATGAGATGAAGTTCAAAGCACAATTGAAAACAGAGTTAATTCATCTGTTATATTTTTTGTATGTTTCACAAAAAGCAATGATATTGATTCTTTAACTATGTTAAATACCTATGAGGAAGTTGAGGAACAATTTAAACACAACTCAAATGTTAAGTTTATGAACGTTGATATTGAAAAAACAAATATATACAAAGACATAAATGATTCATATAAAATTTGACAATCACCAAAATTTATAGTTATATACAATAACAAAGTAAAAAGGAGTGGTTCTGGTATCTATCCTAAAGAAATAATCATTGACTTTATTGAGGAAAATCTTGAATAA
- the tsaE gene encoding tRNA (adenosine(37)-N6)-threonylcarbamoyltransferase complex ATPase subunit type 1 TsaE gives MVKIFTTNNNENIQHVAQYVLKNLTKSKIILLNGDLGAGKTTLVKEIAKLIGIKDNITSPTFNFMKEYEGLIHIDAYNLTQDLDEFEDYYLDNIVAIEWSDNISHMYTNYLDIRIKLDCEKHVFLIEEVK, from the coding sequence ATGGTCAAAATTTTTACAACAAACAACAATGAAAATATCCAACACGTGGCACAATATGTATTAAAAAATCTAACAAAATCAAAAATCATACTTCTTAACGGTGATTTAGGAGCGGGCAAAACAACATTAGTTAAAGAAATAGCAAAGTTAATTGGTATAAAAGATAACATAACCTCACCTACATTTAATTTTATGAAGGAGTATGAGGGTTTAATTCATATTGATGCATATAACTTAACACAAGACTTAGATGAATTTGAAGACTATTACCTAGATAATATTGTTGCCATCGAATGGTCTGATAATATATCCCATATGTACACAAATTATCTTGATATTAGAATCAAATTAGATTGCGAAAAACACGTATTTTTAATTGAGGAGGTAAAATAA
- the tuf gene encoding elongation factor Tu: MAKIDFSRSKEHVNIGTIGHVDHGKTTLTAAIASTLAKKGLAEARDYASIDNAPEERERGITINTSHIEYETEARHYAHVDCPGHADYIKNMITGAAQMDGAILVVAATDGAMPQTREHILLSKQVGVPRMVVFLNKTDMLSEDEAEMVDLVEMEVRELLSKYGFDGDNTPFIRGSAAKALAGEAQWEEKIMELMNAVDTWIETPIKEFDKPFLMAVEDVFTISGRGTVATGRVERGRLNLNEEVEIVGLKQTKKTVVTGMEMFRKNLKEVQAGDNAGLLLRGVERSAIERGQVLAKPGSIVPHTEFQAQIYVLTKDEGGRHTPFFKNYKPQFYFRTTDVTGGVEFEAGREMVTPGENVELTVKLIAPIAVEEGTKFSIREGGHTVGYGNVTKIIK; the protein is encoded by the coding sequence ATGGCAAAAATAGATTTTAGTCGTTCAAAAGAACACGTTAATATCGGTACAATCGGTCACGTTGACCACGGTAAAACTACTCTTACTGCTGCTATTGCTTCTACATTAGCTAAAAAAGGTTTAGCTGAAGCTCGTGACTATGCATCAATTGACAACGCACCAGAAGAAAGAGAACGTGGTATTACAATTAATACTTCACACATCGAATACGAAACTGAAGCTCGTCACTATGCACACGTTGACTGTCCTGGTCACGCCGACTACATTAAAAACATGATTACCGGTGCTGCACAAATGGATGGTGCTATCCTAGTTGTTGCTGCAACTGACGGGGCTATGCCTCAAACACGTGAACACATTCTACTTTCAAAACAAGTTGGTGTTCCACGTATGGTTGTTTTCTTAAACAAAACAGACATGCTTTCAGAAGATGAAGCTGAAATGGTTGACCTAGTTGAAATGGAAGTTCGTGAACTTCTATCAAAATACGGTTTTGATGGCGACAACACTCCATTTATCCGTGGATCAGCTGCTAAAGCTTTAGCTGGTGAAGCTCAATGAGAAGAAAAAATTATGGAGTTAATGAACGCTGTTGACACATGAATCGAAACTCCTATTAAAGAATTCGACAAACCATTCTTAATGGCAGTTGAAGACGTATTTACAATTTCAGGTCGTGGTACAGTTGCTACAGGTCGTGTTGAACGTGGTAGATTAAACTTAAACGAAGAAGTTGAAATCGTTGGTCTAAAACAAACCAAAAAAACTGTTGTTACAGGTATGGAAATGTTTAGAAAAAACCTTAAAGAAGTTCAAGCTGGTGACAACGCAGGTCTATTGCTACGTGGTGTTGAAAGATCAGCTATCGAACGTGGTCAAGTTCTAGCAAAACCAGGTTCAATTGTTCCTCACACAGAATTCCAAGCTCAAATCTATGTTCTAACAAAAGATGAGGGTGGACGTCACACACCATTCTTCAAAAACTATAAACCTCAATTCTACTTCCGTACAACAGACGTTACAGGTGGTGTTGAATTTGAAGCTGGCCGTGAAATGGTTACACCAGGTGAAAACGTTGAACTAACAGTTAAACTAATTGCTCCTATCGCAGTTGAAGAAGGAACTAAATTCTCAATTCGTGAAGGTGGACACACTGTAGGTTACGGTAACGTTACAAAAATTATTAAATAA
- the rpoB gene encoding DNA-directed RNA polymerase subunit beta, whose amino-acid sequence MEQLNKKYVNKFQYKVNEFGSGTKRRDYSSTKNIFQVQDFLKTSKESFEWFKKTGIEEAIREHYPISSANKGVTLEYIPNTATLEVPAKEYDEVTKAKVKGTNYAGKLYGRFRATTTNEGLVKEDVVFLGEIPLMTSGGSFIINGSEKVIVSQLIRSPGAYFGRGVRNKQSDDLFNKVEILPRVGSWVEISHKVTSKNPDSVKIRIDKNKNVNIVTFLGALGIMHDDIFELFGRSDVILESIKRDKKATTEFTPEEVIKNCQDELFRTIRKGDRVSDESIANLIPSMLFHKKHYNLSATGRYMLNIKLNLVDRISGTILGQDLVIKDKNGEEISLKIGTPITHKLAVLIQWNFNNGKLSSEKLKCIKTDVVYAKLLNDPANSSLKRRDKIISIKVFPNKKWMEKGLDPVRVIGTDPKANETHLVVSDLIAAINYYFNMLDGIGQDDDPDALTNKRIVAIGELIQNNLKVGLAKLEKTTRERMGAKEPDKVSPKNATNNKLISNQMKTFFNSSKLSQFMDQINPLAEISNERRITSLGPGGLNRDTAQFEVRDVHATHYGRICPIETPEGPNIGLILNYATYASVNEFGFLQTPYYRVENCVVNYSEPVYLTAADEMGYKIAQSTVKVDENNRIIDTNITIRHNYTYQIASADEIDFIEVSPNQIVSVAAGCIPFLENDDANRALMGANMQRQAVPLLQAEAPFVATGIEADIAKYSSGNFVARNDGLVEYVDGKKIKIRNAKNALDTYYLKNFQRSNQDTVVHQKPLVKEGQEVKKGDLLVDGASFKDGELSLGKNVVVAFSTYKGYNYEDAIILNERLVKDDVFTSIHIEEQTIQFRTSKAGDDELTADLPNVSKFATRHLDEFGIVRIGSDVTPGDVLVGRVSPKGDDNPSQEEKLLLAVLQQRQQPVKDTSLKVKNGHGGTVIAVEVLSRENKDQLEDGITKIVKVSIAVKRKIKVGDKMSGRHGNKGVVSIVLPEEDMPHLLDGTPVDVMLNPQGVPSRMNIGQVLEIHLGMAARTLQTKFVTRPFDGIKKEEIYDVIEEANLPTTGKQILIDPITGEKFDNPVSVGVMYMLKLNHMVDDKLHARSVGPYSLITQQPLGGKSQNGGQRFGEMETWAIESYGATNILQEILTYKSDDINGRNQLYAALASGKELPKPGEPESFNVLKYELRGLGMKLDVKHSEQDDEQDTLQYFDIFGGTNE is encoded by the coding sequence ATGGAACAGTTAAATAAAAAATATGTAAATAAATTCCAGTACAAAGTTAACGAATTTGGTTCGGGCACCAAACGTAGAGATTATTCATCTACAAAAAATATATTCCAAGTTCAAGACTTTTTAAAAACATCCAAAGAATCTTTTGAATGATTTAAGAAAACTGGTATCGAAGAAGCGATTAGAGAACACTATCCTATTTCTTCTGCAAACAAAGGTGTTACACTTGAGTATATCCCAAATACTGCAACACTTGAAGTTCCAGCAAAAGAATACGATGAAGTTACTAAAGCTAAGGTTAAAGGAACCAACTATGCAGGTAAACTGTATGGTAGATTTAGAGCAACAACAACAAACGAGGGTTTAGTTAAAGAAGACGTTGTTTTTCTTGGGGAAATACCATTAATGACTTCTGGCGGAAGTTTTATTATCAACGGTAGTGAAAAAGTTATCGTTAGTCAATTAATTCGTTCGCCTGGTGCGTATTTTGGTCGTGGAGTTAGAAATAAACAATCTGACGATCTTTTTAACAAGGTTGAAATATTACCACGTGTAGGTTCTTGAGTTGAAATTTCACACAAGGTAACATCGAAAAACCCTGACAGTGTAAAAATAAGAATTGACAAAAATAAAAATGTTAACATTGTTACTTTCTTAGGTGCGTTAGGAATAATGCATGATGATATTTTTGAATTATTTGGTAGATCTGACGTTATTTTAGAATCAATCAAAAGAGACAAAAAAGCAACTACAGAATTTACACCTGAAGAAGTTATTAAAAATTGTCAAGACGAGCTATTTAGAACCATTAGAAAGGGCGATCGTGTTTCTGATGAGTCTATAGCGAACTTAATTCCAAGTATGTTGTTCCATAAAAAGCACTACAACCTAAGTGCAACTGGACGTTATATGTTAAACATAAAACTAAATCTAGTTGACCGTATTTCGGGAACTATTTTAGGTCAAGATCTTGTTATTAAAGACAAAAATGGTGAAGAAATTAGTCTGAAAATTGGAACCCCTATTACTCACAAGTTAGCGGTTTTAATTCAATGAAACTTCAATAATGGTAAGCTTTCATCTGAAAAATTAAAATGCATAAAAACTGATGTGGTTTATGCAAAATTATTAAATGATCCTGCCAACTCTTCATTAAAAAGAAGGGACAAAATCATTTCTATAAAAGTTTTCCCTAACAAAAAATGAATGGAAAAAGGTTTAGATCCCGTTAGAGTTATTGGAACCGATCCAAAAGCAAACGAAACACATTTAGTAGTTTCAGACTTAATTGCTGCAATCAACTACTATTTCAATATGTTGGATGGCATTGGTCAAGATGATGACCCTGATGCACTAACAAACAAACGTATTGTTGCAATTGGTGAGTTAATTCAAAACAACCTAAAAGTTGGTTTAGCAAAACTTGAAAAAACAACACGTGAGAGAATGGGTGCTAAAGAACCTGATAAAGTTAGCCCTAAAAATGCGACAAACAACAAATTAATTTCTAACCAAATGAAAACATTTTTCAACTCATCGAAATTGTCGCAATTCATGGACCAAATCAACCCACTTGCTGAAATTAGTAATGAAAGACGTATAACTTCACTTGGGCCTGGTGGTCTAAACCGTGATACAGCTCAATTCGAGGTTCGTGACGTTCATGCGACTCACTATGGAAGAATTTGTCCAATCGAAACTCCTGAAGGACCTAACATTGGTCTTATCTTAAACTATGCTACATATGCATCAGTAAATGAGTTTGGTTTTTTACAAACTCCTTATTATAGAGTGGAAAATTGTGTTGTTAATTACTCAGAACCTGTTTATTTAACTGCTGCTGATGAAATGGGATATAAAATTGCCCAGTCAACAGTAAAAGTTGATGAAAACAACAGAATTATTGATACAAATATTACTATTCGTCATAATTACACATACCAAATTGCCTCAGCTGACGAAATTGACTTTATTGAAGTTTCACCAAATCAAATCGTTTCGGTTGCTGCTGGATGTATTCCTTTCCTTGAAAATGACGATGCCAACCGTGCACTTATGGGCGCCAACATGCAACGTCAAGCAGTACCATTATTACAAGCTGAAGCACCATTTGTTGCTACTGGTATTGAAGCAGATATTGCTAAATATTCATCGGGAAACTTTGTTGCTCGTAATGATGGTCTTGTTGAATATGTTGATGGTAAAAAAATTAAAATTAGAAATGCAAAAAACGCACTTGATACATATTATTTAAAAAACTTCCAACGTTCAAACCAAGATACGGTTGTTCACCAAAAACCACTTGTTAAGGAAGGTCAAGAAGTTAAAAAAGGTGATTTACTTGTGGATGGCGCATCATTTAAAGATGGAGAGTTATCACTTGGTAAAAACGTAGTTGTTGCCTTTTCTACATACAAAGGCTACAACTATGAGGATGCGATTATCCTTAATGAAAGACTTGTTAAAGATGACGTCTTTACCTCAATTCATATTGAAGAACAAACAATTCAATTTAGAACATCAAAAGCCGGTGATGATGAATTAACTGCTGATTTACCAAACGTTTCAAAATTTGCTACACGTCATTTAGATGAATTTGGTATTGTTCGTATCGGTAGTGATGTAACACCCGGTGATGTTTTGGTTGGTAGAGTAAGTCCTAAAGGTGATGACAATCCTTCTCAAGAAGAAAAATTACTTTTAGCTGTTTTACAACAAAGACAACAACCAGTTAAAGATACTTCACTTAAAGTTAAAAATGGCCATGGCGGTACAGTTATTGCTGTTGAAGTTTTAAGTAGAGAAAATAAAGACCAACTTGAAGATGGAATAACAAAAATTGTTAAAGTTTCAATTGCTGTTAAACGTAAAATCAAAGTTGGTGACAAAATGTCTGGGCGTCACGGAAACAAAGGTGTTGTTTCGATTGTGCTTCCTGAAGAAGATATGCCACACTTACTAGATGGTACACCTGTTGATGTTATGCTTAACCCACAAGGTGTTCCATCACGTATGAACATTGGTCAAGTTTTAGAAATTCACTTAGGAATGGCAGCTAGAACACTGCAAACTAAATTTGTAACTAGACCTTTCGATGGTATTAAAAAAGAAGAAATTTATGATGTTATTGAAGAGGCAAACTTGCCAACTACTGGTAAACAAATTTTAATTGACCCAATTACTGGTGAAAAATTTGACAATCCAGTATCGGTTGGTGTTATGTACATGCTAAAACTAAACCACATGGTTGACGATAAATTGCATGCTCGTTCAGTAGGTCCATATTCATTAATTACGCAACAACCATTAGGTGGTAAATCACAAAATGGTGGTCAAAGATTCGGAGAAATGGAAACTTGAGCAATTGAATCTTATGGCGCTACAAACATTCTTCAAGAAATCTTGACATACAAATCAGATGATATTAATGGTAGAAACCAACTTTATGCAGCTCTTGCCTCGGGTAAAGAGCTGCCAAAACCTGGCGAACCTGAATCATTCAATGTTTTAAAATACGAATTACGTGGTCTTGGTATGAAATTAGACGTAAAACACTCAGAACAAGATGACGAACAAGATACTTTACAATACTTTGACATTTTTGGAGGTACAAATGAGTAG